The following proteins come from a genomic window of Anguilla rostrata isolate EN2019 chromosome 17, ASM1855537v3, whole genome shotgun sequence:
- the LOC135243989 gene encoding C-reactive protein-like, whose protein sequence is MEAKHKMFPCCEMGVLVTTLLLNGVAVSTTEGLFGKALVFPYETDDSYVKLTPQKPLELKAFTLCMKLATELKGEREVILFAYRTKYFDELNVWREADGRYSFYLSGEGVFFDLPPLNTFKTHMCITWESTTGLSAFWVDGKRSVRKVYKLGHTIQPEGTVILGQDPDNYLGKFDSAQSFVGEISHVNMWDYVLPESQIKALHSDDILTVSTGNIFDWVSVEYEIHGKVLVASAD, encoded by the exons ATGGAAGCCAAACACAAGATG TTTCCATGCTGTGAAATGGGGGTGTTGGTGACTACCCTCCTGCTTAATGGTGTCGCTGTCTCAACCACTGAAG GTCTGTTTGGGAAAGCCCTGGTGTTTCCCTATGAGACGGACGACAGCTACGTCAAACTGACACCCCAGAAGCCCCTGGAGCTCAAAGCCTTTACACTCTGCATGAAGCTGGCCACGGAGCTGAAAGGCGAGAGAGAGGTCATCCTCTTTGCGTACCGCACCAAATACTTTGACGAACTGAACGTCTGGCGAGAGGCGGATGGGCGCTATTCCTTCTACCTGAGTGGAGAGGGGGTGTTTTTTGACTTACCGCCACTGAACACGTTCAAGACCCACATGTGCATCACGTGGGAATCCACCACGGGTCTGTCTGCGTTCTGGGTGGACGGCAAGCGGAGCGTTCGGAAGGTGTACAAATTGGGACACACGATTCAACCCGAGGGTACCGTCATTCTAGGACAGGACCCTGATAATTATTTGGGGAAATTTGATTCTGCTCAGAGTTTTGTTGGTGAAATTTCCCATGTTAATATGTGGGACTATGTCCTGCCTGAAAGTCAGATTAAGGCATTGCATTCAGATGACATCCTCACTGTGTCCACAGGTAACATTTTTGATTGGGTGTCAGTTGAGTACGAGATTCATGGGAAGGTACTTGTTGCCTCTGCAGACTAA